One Epinephelus lanceolatus isolate andai-2023 chromosome 10, ASM4190304v1, whole genome shotgun sequence genomic region harbors:
- the LOC117266121 gene encoding uncharacterized protein LOC117266121 codes for MSFLDQMKLPGLINLGLIFIMASNSKGEDWSVNVTRRINATLGSDVTIPCTFTYPTKFHTKDVKVWWKMNVRSPIEISDNNKHAFIFHPDDSNVIEKYRGRTKLIGNKTAGNCTLQILNVTENVPNIYLRVFGNEEKWSFSKELVSIFVSSPGVPSFTFKPDITALPPQLPTFITVTVSPQSASRYTAIFVPVAVILVILFVIGIVFYIRHKRSQSFTREESGYYANFSRASSNQAEREASCNKQENKKLPEVKAIDEPIYINTEAPLGQMDQSMNDMDNVYANVDYTK; via the exons ATGTCTTTCTTGGATCAGATGAAGCTGCCGGGCCTGATAAATCTTGGTCTCATATTCATCATGGCCTCTAATTCAAAAG GTGAAGACTGGTCTGTTAACGTAACTAGAAggattaatgcaacactgggcTCAGACGTGACCATACCATGTACATTTACCTATCCGACTAAATTCCACACCAAAGACGTTAAAGTTTGGTGGAAAATGAATGTGCGAAGTCCCATTGAAATCTCTGACAATAACAAACATGCATTCATTTTTCACCCGGATGACTCAAATGTAATTGAGAAGTACAGAGGAAGGACCAAGCTCATTGGAAATAAAACTGCAGGTAACTGCACCCTCCAGATCTTAAACGTCACGGAAAATGTACCAAACATCTACCTGAGAGTTTTTGGAAATGAGGAAAAATGGAGCTTCAGCAAAGAACTTGTCTCCATTTTTGTATCCA GTCCAGGTGTTCCATCATTCACTTTCAAGCCAG ATATTACAGCCCTACCACCACAGTTACCCACCTTTATAACAGTGACAG TCAGTCCGCAGTCAGCATCAAGGTATACGGCCATCTTTGTACCAGTTGCTGTGATTCTGGTCATTCTTTTTGTCATCGGAATCGTCTTTTACATAAGACACAAAAG GTCACAATCTTTCACCAGGGAGGAATCTGGATATTATGCAAATTTTAGCCGAGCATCATCAAACCAAGCAGAAAG AGAAGCATCTTGCAACAAACAAGAGAACAAGAAACTTCCTGAAGTGAAGGCTATTGATGAACCTATCTACATCAACACTGAG GCCCCTCTCGGTCAGATGGATCAGAGTATGAATGACATGGATAATGTATATGCAAATGTGGATTATACAAAATAG
- the LOC117266295 gene encoding myelin-associated glycoprotein isoform X1, with amino-acid sequence MDALTWALFFVCFCCRVTQTEASSWSATVPSSVEGLLGSCVEIPCSFDYPNADRQITGFTGMWTDEAHQLIYHPNESKMMQRYRNRTRLLGDVRQKGCSLKIDPLQQSDRGPFYFRIELGDYEKYSYREKPVSIAIKTEPKPISFSVKEEAVEGQTVTASCSVSHSCPTSPPVFTWSHPGQEHFQSQQLDASQWKATSTLTFHPTSADHNKPLQCTVTYKGGQHHKTSKVLKVKYAPVNVKVEHKTDVKEGEAVRLKCSCDAHPPASSYVWHNETGAQLHQGSVYMLSNVTRHTGALYCTAVNTVGQSKSSPVQLNVLYAPEIRAASSCSSEADMVKCVCIAESKPPSMVHFLLSDKVLPSTRVEKHGSLTIGTLQAELGSSEVVYCLADNTQGNATLTLSLPVNSKMQNPYIIIATVAGGILVMLLITVKAVQKYRGRSEVATTPHMSSVKADKDLALPQYAATKRFGKDKSYDDVHCSELYGNDHVYGNMETDWDDAIYANV; translated from the exons TTACTCAAACTGAAGCCTCGTCTTGGTCAGCCACGGTGCCGTCCTCAGTTGAAGGCCTCCTTGGATCCTGTGTGGAGATTCCCTGCTCATTTGACTACCCAAATGCAGACAGGCAGATCACTGGATTCACTGGGATGTGGACTGATGAGGCACATCAGCTCATTTATCACCCAAACGAGTCAAAAATGATGCAGCGGTATCGGAATCGGACACGGCTGCTGGGAGACGTCAGACAGAAGGGCTGTTCACTGAAGATTGATCCCCTTCAACAAAGTGACCGAGGGCCTTTTTATTTCAGGATCGAATTAGGAGACTATGAAAAGTATTCCTACAGGGAGAAGCCAGTCTCCATTGCAATAAAGA CTGAACCAAAGCCCATCAGTTTCTCTGTGAAAGAGGAGGCAGTGGAGGGTCAAACTgtgactgcgtcctgctccgtatcgCACTCCTGCcccacctctcctcctgtcttcaCCTGGAGTCACCCTGGACAGGAACATTTCCAATCGCAGCAGCTGGATGCCAGCCAGTGGAAAGCAACGTCTACTCTGACCTTTCACCCTACCAGCGCCGATCACAACAAGCCTTTACAGTGCACGGTAACGTACAAGGGAGGGCAGCACCACAAAACATCCAAGGTCCTCAAAGTCAAAT ACGCTCCAGTGAACGTGAAGGTTGAGCACAAGACCGATGTAAAGGAGGGGGAAGCTGTGCGGCTGAAATGCTCCTGTGATGCCCACCCTCCTGCCAGCAGCTATGTGTGGCACAATGAAACTGGTGCTCAGCTGCATCAAGGAAGCGTCTACATGCTGTCAAATGTCACCAGACACACAGGGGCCCTGTACTGTACTGCCGTCAATACAGTCGGACAAAGCAAATCAAGCCCTGTGCAGCTCAATGTGTTGT ATGCCCCTGAGATCAGGGCAGCCTCCTCTTGCTCCTCAGAGGCAGACATggtaaagtgtgtgtgcattgcaGAGTCCAAGCCTCCCAGCATGGTTCATTTTTTGCTTTCTGACAAAGTCCTGCCGAGCACCAGGGTGGAGAAACATGGCTCCCTTACCATCGGGACTCTGCAGGCAGAGTTGGGATCCTCTGAGGTTGTCTACTGTCTGGCAGACAACACACAGGGCAATGCCACCCTCACACTCTCTCTACCTGTTAACA GTAAGATGCAGAATCCTTACATCATCATCGCCACTGTAGCTGGTGGGATTTTGGTGATGCTTTTGATAACGGTGAAAGCTGTTCAGAAATA CAGGGGGAGATCTGAGGTCGCAACAACACCTCACATGAGCTCCGTGAAGGCAGACAAAGATTTGGCGCTCCCTCAGTATGCTGCAACAAAAAGGTTTGG AAAAGATAAGAGCTATGATGATGTGCACTGCTCTGAACTTTATGGCAATGATCATGTTTATGGCAACATGGAG ACTGACTGGGATGATGCGATATACGCCAACGTGTAA
- the LOC117266295 gene encoding myelin-associated glycoprotein isoform X2: MDALTWALFFVCFCCRVTQTEASSWSATVPSSVEGLLGSCVEIPCSFDYPNADRQITGFTGMWTDEAHQLIYHPNESKMMQRYRNRTRLLGDVRQKGCSLKIDPLQQSDRGPFYFRIELGDYEKYSYREKPVSIAIKTEPKPISFSVKEEAVEGQTVTASCSVSHSCPTSPPVFTWSHPGQEHFQSQQLDASQWKATSTLTFHPTSADHNKPLQCTVTYKGGQHHKTSKVLKVKYAPVNVKVEHKTDVKEGEAVRLKCSCDAHPPASSYVWHNETGAQLHQGSVYMLSNVTRHTGALYCTAVNTVGQSKSSPVQLNVLYAPEIRAASSCSSEADMVKCVCIAESKPPSMVHFLLSDKVLPSTRVEKHGSLTIGTLQAELGSSEVVYCLADNTQGNATLTLSLPVNSKMQNPYIIIATVAGGILVMLLITVKAVQKYRGRSEVATTPHMSSVKADKDLALPQYAATKRKDKSYDDVHCSELYGNDHVYGNMETDWDDAIYANV; the protein is encoded by the exons TTACTCAAACTGAAGCCTCGTCTTGGTCAGCCACGGTGCCGTCCTCAGTTGAAGGCCTCCTTGGATCCTGTGTGGAGATTCCCTGCTCATTTGACTACCCAAATGCAGACAGGCAGATCACTGGATTCACTGGGATGTGGACTGATGAGGCACATCAGCTCATTTATCACCCAAACGAGTCAAAAATGATGCAGCGGTATCGGAATCGGACACGGCTGCTGGGAGACGTCAGACAGAAGGGCTGTTCACTGAAGATTGATCCCCTTCAACAAAGTGACCGAGGGCCTTTTTATTTCAGGATCGAATTAGGAGACTATGAAAAGTATTCCTACAGGGAGAAGCCAGTCTCCATTGCAATAAAGA CTGAACCAAAGCCCATCAGTTTCTCTGTGAAAGAGGAGGCAGTGGAGGGTCAAACTgtgactgcgtcctgctccgtatcgCACTCCTGCcccacctctcctcctgtcttcaCCTGGAGTCACCCTGGACAGGAACATTTCCAATCGCAGCAGCTGGATGCCAGCCAGTGGAAAGCAACGTCTACTCTGACCTTTCACCCTACCAGCGCCGATCACAACAAGCCTTTACAGTGCACGGTAACGTACAAGGGAGGGCAGCACCACAAAACATCCAAGGTCCTCAAAGTCAAAT ACGCTCCAGTGAACGTGAAGGTTGAGCACAAGACCGATGTAAAGGAGGGGGAAGCTGTGCGGCTGAAATGCTCCTGTGATGCCCACCCTCCTGCCAGCAGCTATGTGTGGCACAATGAAACTGGTGCTCAGCTGCATCAAGGAAGCGTCTACATGCTGTCAAATGTCACCAGACACACAGGGGCCCTGTACTGTACTGCCGTCAATACAGTCGGACAAAGCAAATCAAGCCCTGTGCAGCTCAATGTGTTGT ATGCCCCTGAGATCAGGGCAGCCTCCTCTTGCTCCTCAGAGGCAGACATggtaaagtgtgtgtgcattgcaGAGTCCAAGCCTCCCAGCATGGTTCATTTTTTGCTTTCTGACAAAGTCCTGCCGAGCACCAGGGTGGAGAAACATGGCTCCCTTACCATCGGGACTCTGCAGGCAGAGTTGGGATCCTCTGAGGTTGTCTACTGTCTGGCAGACAACACACAGGGCAATGCCACCCTCACACTCTCTCTACCTGTTAACA GTAAGATGCAGAATCCTTACATCATCATCGCCACTGTAGCTGGTGGGATTTTGGTGATGCTTTTGATAACGGTGAAAGCTGTTCAGAAATA CAGGGGGAGATCTGAGGTCGCAACAACACCTCACATGAGCTCCGTGAAGGCAGACAAAGATTTGGCGCTCCCTCAGTATGCTGCAACAAAAAG AAAAGATAAGAGCTATGATGATGTGCACTGCTCTGAACTTTATGGCAATGATCATGTTTATGGCAACATGGAG ACTGACTGGGATGATGCGATATACGCCAACGTGTAA